In Salinigranum marinum, one DNA window encodes the following:
- a CDS encoding sugar ABC transporter permease: MATKDRLSFSSRFGSIDLTDAETRDGILFALPYLALFSVFLLYPLVKGFYMSLFDWNAFAPAQSEFILFENYARMLSDPAFWKSVRATVVFVVLTVPTLVVLGLALALGVNRDVKGKRILRTVFFSPYVLTVSVVSLIWAELYAPQYGAINYYVGFVIQNPPSWLNSFTWAMPAIAIATIWWTVGFNFVILLAARQSVPERLYEAAKIDGASSWRAFKDITVPQMRSAIVFVTTVQFIWSFQVFGQAYIMTNGGPGESTQTLVMYLFRMAFNEGQFGYAAAVGYFLFFVLVAVSLGNYYFVSGGDTA; the protein is encoded by the coding sequence ATGGCAACGAAAGATAGGCTCTCGTTCAGCAGTCGGTTCGGGTCCATCGACCTCACCGACGCCGAGACGCGAGACGGCATCCTGTTCGCCCTGCCGTATCTCGCGCTGTTCTCGGTGTTCCTGCTCTACCCGCTCGTGAAGGGCTTTTACATGAGCCTCTTCGACTGGAACGCGTTCGCGCCCGCGCAGTCCGAGTTCATCCTCTTCGAGAACTACGCGCGGATGTTGAGCGACCCGGCCTTTTGGAAGTCGGTCCGCGCGACGGTCGTGTTCGTCGTCCTGACCGTGCCGACGCTCGTCGTCCTGGGGTTGGCGCTGGCGCTGGGCGTCAACCGCGACGTCAAAGGCAAACGGATACTGCGGACGGTCTTCTTCAGCCCGTACGTGCTGACCGTCTCGGTCGTCTCGCTCATCTGGGCGGAGCTGTACGCCCCACAGTACGGCGCGATCAACTACTACGTCGGGTTCGTGATCCAGAACCCGCCGTCGTGGCTGAACTCGTTCACCTGGGCGATGCCCGCGATCGCGATCGCGACGATCTGGTGGACCGTCGGGTTCAACTTCGTCATCCTGCTCGCGGCCCGGCAGAGCGTTCCTGAACGCTTGTACGAGGCCGCGAAGATCGACGGTGCGAGTTCCTGGCGCGCGTTCAAGGACATCACCGTCCCGCAGATGCGGTCGGCGATCGTCTTCGTCACGACCGTCCAGTTCATCTGGTCGTTCCAGGTGTTCGGGCAGGCGTACATCATGACCAACGGCGGCCCGGGTGAGTCCACCCAGACGCTCGTGATGTACCTGTTCCGGATGGCGTTCAACGAGGGACAGTTCGGCTACGCGGCCGCGGTCGGTTACTTCCTGTTCTTCGTGCTGGTGGCCGTGTCGCTGGGGAACTACTACTTCGTCAGCGGAGGTGACACCGCATGA
- a CDS encoding carbohydrate ABC transporter permease, with amino-acid sequence MSTVGSRLLSERVRSVGVYAALYGAAALFLVPYAYMVSTSLTPEQFTFSNKPYWIPPEITFRWYDAVLAGAPIVQWGFNTFVIAATTTVLVVLLDSMIAFSLTKLDWPGKRIVFTIIVASFMVPVFANMVPLYTIITDFGLINNPLAVILPFSAMPIGVFLFTQFFDDLPDSVIEAAKLDGFSTFQIYYKIVLPLMKPAIAALSLYTFVYTWNQFLWPLIVLQGQQQFTLPVGIVTMQPTQVFQPGAEMAGTFLAVLPLFVVFLILQEHLVNAVQMQGTTG; translated from the coding sequence ATGAGCACGGTCGGCTCGCGACTCCTGTCGGAGCGGGTCCGGTCGGTCGGGGTCTACGCCGCGCTGTACGGCGCAGCGGCACTCTTCCTCGTGCCGTACGCCTACATGGTCTCGACGTCGCTGACGCCGGAGCAGTTCACGTTCTCGAACAAGCCGTACTGGATTCCGCCGGAGATCACCTTCCGCTGGTACGACGCCGTCCTCGCGGGAGCGCCGATCGTCCAGTGGGGCTTCAACACGTTCGTCATCGCGGCGACGACGACGGTCCTCGTGGTCCTCCTCGACTCGATGATCGCGTTCTCACTGACGAAACTGGACTGGCCAGGCAAGCGCATCGTGTTCACGATCATCGTCGCCTCGTTCATGGTGCCGGTGTTCGCGAACATGGTGCCGCTGTACACCATCATCACCGACTTCGGCCTGATCAACAACCCGCTGGCGGTGATCCTGCCGTTCAGTGCGATGCCGATCGGCGTGTTCCTGTTCACGCAGTTCTTCGACGACCTGCCGGACTCGGTCATCGAGGCCGCGAAACTGGACGGGTTCTCGACGTTCCAGATCTACTACAAGATCGTGTTGCCGCTGATGAAGCCGGCCATCGCCGCGCTGTCGCTGTACACGTTCGTCTACACCTGGAACCAGTTCCTCTGGCCGCTCATCGTGCTGCAGGGACAACAACAGTTCACCCTGCCCGTCGGGATCGTCACGATGCAACCGACGCAGGTGTTCCAGCCGGGCGCCGAGATGGCGGGGACGTTCCTCGCGGTCCTCCCGCTGTTCGTCGTCTTCCTCATCCTGCAGGAACACCTCGTGAACGCCGTGCAGATGCAGGGGACGACCGGATAA
- a CDS encoding glycoside hydrolase family 2 protein, producing MSIEQHESTATRRTSRSLSGTWTLRLDPDDVGVEEAWTATDADWHDDDCLAVDVPHAWQEHETCRDYTGVAWYRRSVTVEQLPENAVSILGFGAVDYETTVWVNGVECGSNRGGYLPFEVDVTEALEAGENVVTLRVDDPENIDDVPHGKQGDPWYTRVSGIWQDVELRTRPRTRVDDVRLTPDTDADTVGVDVDVAGFDAASTDALAARVRVERDGEPVAEADPVAVTADDHHPTVGHATTTVVLDNPDYWHPDDPVLYDVVVDLVDEDGPGGAVDTYEDYFGMRSVSFEGRRLYLNGEPLFIRGALDQGYYPGTLYRPFEEDLFEREIETAKDLGFNLLRKHIKPAHPDWVEAADRLGILVWEEVANPGRYTERSKREVREQARGLIERDYNRPSVIAWSLYNEEWGIGHHHDETYVWDDPEKQEALGELYEEAKAWDPTRLVCDNSGWAHVATDLNDYHQYFASPDRSREWADMLDHVLAHPQENYAAEWTDPHETPLVVSEFGTWGLCDTGRLREFYDGNPPWFYHPFLVPEKHRGGDLDSHHLHLESGVRRSPAGFDERYEETAFPEMFDGFDEAVETWQWREFVSLKDQIEELRRHDDVAGYVVTEWSDIEWEFNGIIDYLREEKAFHDRFAEINDALCVTAEPESHVGWAGEPFSLALSVVNDTGTGGSATVEWTVRDGDDVVESGVEETTLASFGRTDLGAVSFVPEAPDGPRRLTVELTVDSEVGRTTNREHVVVAPRALPARQDVRLFVGDDALAERLRGARYSIVDDIDAADVAVVTHVGDHVGEFVEGGASALLLPGPDEFQPRTNLFSYHELPPGENWNLASAMYAQDSPFLADLTDGKRLGWAFEGIFPNAVATDLHRDTDEVHVGYIEGWMANWGSPLAFRRIGDGTTCTCTFPLGTNYGDHAVATVLFDRLVADLAARDTHVE from the coding sequence ATGAGCATCGAACAACACGAATCGACAGCGACGCGACGAACGTCGCGGTCGCTCTCCGGAACCTGGACACTCCGTCTCGACCCCGACGACGTCGGTGTCGAGGAGGCGTGGACCGCGACCGACGCCGACTGGCACGACGACGACTGTCTCGCCGTCGACGTCCCACACGCCTGGCAGGAGCACGAGACGTGTCGAGACTACACCGGCGTCGCCTGGTATCGGCGATCCGTGACGGTCGAGCAACTCCCGGAGAACGCGGTGTCGATCCTCGGGTTCGGTGCCGTCGACTACGAGACGACCGTCTGGGTCAACGGCGTCGAGTGCGGCTCGAACCGGGGCGGCTACCTCCCGTTCGAGGTGGACGTCACCGAGGCGCTCGAAGCCGGCGAGAACGTCGTGACGCTCAGGGTCGACGACCCCGAGAACATCGACGACGTCCCACACGGGAAGCAGGGCGATCCGTGGTACACGCGAGTCAGCGGGATCTGGCAGGACGTCGAACTCCGGACGCGACCACGGACGCGCGTCGACGACGTGCGGTTGACGCCCGACACCGACGCCGACACCGTCGGGGTCGACGTCGACGTCGCCGGCTTCGACGCCGCCTCGACGGACGCCCTCGCCGCACGCGTCCGCGTCGAGCGCGACGGCGAACCCGTCGCCGAGGCCGACCCGGTCGCGGTCACGGCCGACGACCACCACCCGACGGTGGGCCACGCGACGACGACGGTCGTCCTCGACAACCCCGACTACTGGCACCCGGACGACCCCGTGCTGTACGACGTCGTCGTCGATCTCGTCGACGAAGACGGCCCGGGCGGAGCCGTCGACACGTACGAGGACTACTTCGGGATGCGCTCGGTCTCCTTCGAGGGTCGTCGCCTCTATCTGAACGGTGAGCCGCTGTTCATCCGTGGCGCGCTCGACCAGGGCTACTACCCGGGGACGCTGTACCGACCCTTCGAGGAGGACCTCTTCGAGCGCGAGATCGAGACGGCGAAGGATCTCGGCTTCAACCTGCTGCGCAAACACATCAAGCCGGCCCACCCCGACTGGGTCGAGGCCGCGGACCGCCTCGGCATCCTCGTCTGGGAGGAGGTCGCGAACCCCGGGCGGTACACGGAGCGGTCGAAGCGCGAGGTCCGCGAACAGGCACGCGGACTCATCGAACGCGACTACAACCGACCCTCGGTGATCGCCTGGAGCCTCTACAACGAGGAGTGGGGGATCGGCCACCACCACGACGAGACGTACGTCTGGGACGACCCCGAGAAGCAGGAGGCGCTCGGCGAACTGTACGAGGAGGCGAAGGCGTGGGACCCGACGCGGCTCGTCTGCGACAACTCCGGGTGGGCACACGTCGCGACCGACCTCAACGACTACCACCAGTACTTCGCCAGCCCCGACCGCTCGCGGGAGTGGGCCGACATGCTCGACCACGTCCTCGCACACCCTCAAGAGAACTACGCCGCCGAGTGGACCGACCCGCACGAGACGCCGCTCGTCGTCTCGGAGTTCGGGACCTGGGGGCTCTGTGATACGGGGCGACTCCGCGAGTTCTACGACGGGAACCCGCCCTGGTTCTACCACCCGTTCCTCGTCCCCGAGAAACACCGGGGCGGCGACCTCGACAGCCACCACCTCCATCTCGAATCCGGCGTGCGACGCTCCCCGGCCGGCTTCGACGAGCGGTACGAGGAGACCGCGTTTCCGGAGATGTTCGACGGCTTCGACGAGGCCGTCGAGACGTGGCAGTGGCGCGAGTTCGTCTCCCTGAAGGACCAGATCGAGGAACTCCGGCGGCACGACGATGTCGCCGGCTACGTCGTCACGGAGTGGAGCGACATCGAGTGGGAGTTCAACGGGATCATCGACTACCTGCGCGAGGAGAAGGCGTTCCACGACCGCTTCGCCGAGATCAACGACGCGCTCTGTGTCACCGCCGAGCCGGAGTCGCACGTCGGCTGGGCGGGCGAACCGTTCTCGCTCGCCCTCAGCGTCGTAAACGACACCGGTACTGGTGGGTCGGCGACGGTCGAGTGGACCGTCCGCGACGGCGACGACGTCGTCGAGAGCGGCGTCGAAGAGACCACGCTCGCGTCGTTCGGCCGGACGGATCTCGGAGCCGTCTCGTTCGTTCCCGAGGCACCCGACGGACCGAGGCGGCTCACCGTGGAGCTGACCGTCGACAGCGAGGTCGGGCGCACGACCAACCGCGAACACGTCGTGGTCGCACCGCGGGCACTCCCCGCACGGCAGGACGTCCGCCTGTTCGTCGGCGACGACGCGCTGGCCGAGCGGCTCCGCGGCGCGCGATACTCGATCGTCGACGACATCGACGCCGCAGACGTCGCGGTCGTCACGCACGTCGGCGACCACGTCGGCGAGTTCGTCGAGGGCGGCGCGTCGGCGCTGTTGCTTCCGGGCCCCGACGAGTTCCAGCCGCGGACGAACCTCTTCAGCTACCACGAACTCCCGCCGGGCGAGAACTGGAACCTCGCCTCCGCGATGTACGCACAGGACAGCCCGTTCCTCGCGGACCTCACCGACGGGAAGCGTCTCGGCTGGGCGTTCGAGGGTATCTTCCCGAACGCGGTCGCGACGGATCTCCACCGCGACACCGACGAGGTCCACGTCGGCTACATCGAAGGGTGGATGGCCAACTGGGGCTCGCCGCTCGCGTTCCGCCGGATCGGCGACGGCACCACCTGCACCTGTACGTTCCCTCTCGGAACGAACTACGGCGACCACGCGGTCGCGACGGTGCTGTTCGACCGACTCGTCGCCGATCTCGCCGCGCGGGACACCCACGTGGAGTAA
- the dgoD gene encoding galactonate dehydratase: protein MPRITDYELYEVPPRWLFLRVETSDGRVGWGEPVVEGRAHTVRGAVEELMETSLLGEDPHPVADHWQAMYRGGFYRGGPVLMSAIAGIDQALWDLRGKAFGAPVYELLGGPVREKIRVYQWVGGDRPTDVGDAAAEKVDQGFSALKMNATPEFRRIESPAAVEAAVDRIREVRERVGADVDIGVDFHGRVAKSIAKRLAERLDPYDPMFVEEPVLPEHNDALSEVAAHTSTPIATGERMFSRWEFKQVFEQGVVDVIQPDLSHAGGITEVKKIADMAEAYDVALAPHCPLGPIALAACLAVDGVCANALIQEQSLDIHYNEGSDVLDYLADPAVFDYREGFVDLPDGPGLGIEIDEDVVEARAGDVDWHNPVWRHDDGSVAEW, encoded by the coding sequence ATGCCACGAATCACCGACTACGAACTGTACGAGGTCCCGCCGCGGTGGCTCTTCCTCCGCGTCGAGACGAGTGACGGCCGCGTCGGCTGGGGCGAACCGGTCGTCGAAGGGCGCGCACACACCGTCCGCGGCGCGGTCGAGGAGCTGATGGAGACGTCCCTCCTCGGCGAGGACCCACACCCCGTCGCGGACCACTGGCAAGCGATGTACCGCGGCGGCTTCTACCGTGGGGGCCCGGTGCTCATGTCGGCCATCGCCGGCATCGACCAGGCGCTCTGGGACCTGAGAGGAAAGGCGTTCGGCGCGCCCGTCTACGAACTCCTCGGCGGGCCCGTGCGCGAGAAGATACGAGTCTACCAGTGGGTCGGCGGCGACCGGCCGACGGACGTCGGTGACGCCGCCGCGGAGAAGGTCGACCAGGGCTTCTCTGCGCTGAAGATGAACGCGACGCCGGAGTTCCGCCGGATCGAAAGCCCCGCCGCCGTCGAGGCGGCGGTCGACCGGATCCGCGAGGTGCGCGAGCGAGTCGGGGCCGACGTCGACATCGGCGTCGACTTCCACGGACGGGTCGCGAAGTCGATCGCTAAGCGCCTCGCCGAGCGGCTCGATCCCTACGACCCGATGTTCGTCGAGGAGCCCGTGCTCCCCGAACACAACGACGCACTCTCGGAAGTCGCCGCGCACACGTCGACGCCCATCGCGACGGGCGAACGCATGTTCTCGCGGTGGGAGTTCAAACAGGTGTTCGAGCAGGGCGTCGTCGATGTGATTCAGCCCGACCTCTCGCACGCCGGCGGCATTACCGAGGTGAAGAAGATCGCCGACATGGCCGAGGCGTACGACGTGGCGCTCGCGCCGCACTGTCCGCTCGGGCCGATCGCGCTCGCCGCCTGTCTCGCCGTCGACGGCGTCTGTGCGAACGCGCTCATCCAGGAGCAGAGCCTCGACATCCACTACAACGAGGGAAGCGACGTGCTCGACTATCTCGCGGATCCCGCGGTGTTCGACTACCGGGAGGGGTTCGTCGACCTCCCCGACGGCCCCGGCCTCGGGATCGAGATCGACGAGGACGTCGTCGAGGCTCGTGCCGGCGACGTCGACTGGCACAACCCCGTGTGGCGACACGACGACGGGAGCGTCGCCGAGTGGTAG
- a CDS encoding cellulase family glycosylhydrolase has translation MTERDRWTEEAAWDWYREQEWPVGCNYLPSTAVNPTEMWQAATFDPETIDRELGWAADWGMNSVRVFLQYLVWQDDADGLERRMDRFLEIADGHGLSTMFVLFDDVGFSGDEPSLGPQKEPIPGTHNSQWTPSPGHERVVDRSTWPALAEYVHDVIRRFRGDERVFCWDTYNEPGNSEMDEQSNPLLRESFAWAREADPIHPITAGVNWDPNRSEQNRIGSEEADIVSFHDYSDFGFTKHRVESLQEEWGRPLLCTEWLARTRDNLAETHLPYFKREAVGCYTWGFVNGKLQTHLPWSTAQTSIAEAIEDEDTDTWFHDLVHDDGTPYRPEEYETFQRYVVGDETPPPIEELAALAPGVDAESLGSVVDGSRDDQPGPYHG, from the coding sequence ATGACCGAACGCGACAGATGGACTGAAGAAGCGGCGTGGGACTGGTACCGAGAACAGGAGTGGCCCGTCGGCTGTAACTACCTGCCGTCGACGGCGGTCAACCCGACCGAGATGTGGCAGGCGGCGACGTTCGACCCCGAGACGATCGACAGGGAACTCGGTTGGGCAGCGGACTGGGGGATGAACTCCGTCCGCGTCTTCCTCCAGTATCTCGTCTGGCAGGACGACGCGGACGGCCTCGAACGCCGGATGGACCGGTTCCTGGAAATCGCCGACGGCCACGGGCTCTCGACCATGTTCGTCCTCTTCGACGACGTCGGCTTCTCGGGCGACGAACCCTCGCTCGGCCCGCAGAAGGAGCCGATCCCGGGCACCCACAACAGCCAGTGGACGCCGAGTCCGGGGCACGAACGCGTCGTCGACCGGTCGACCTGGCCGGCGCTCGCCGAGTACGTCCACGACGTGATCCGGCGGTTCCGCGGCGACGAACGGGTCTTCTGCTGGGACACCTACAACGAACCCGGCAACAGCGAGATGGACGAACAGTCCAACCCCCTCCTGCGGGAGTCGTTCGCCTGGGCGCGCGAGGCGGACCCGATCCACCCGATCACCGCCGGGGTGAACTGGGATCCCAACCGGTCGGAGCAGAACCGGATCGGGAGCGAAGAGGCCGACATCGTCTCCTTTCACGACTACAGCGACTTCGGCTTCACGAAACACCGCGTCGAGTCGCTCCAAGAAGAGTGGGGTCGACCGCTCCTCTGTACCGAGTGGCTGGCCCGGACGCGAGACAACCTCGCCGAGACGCACCTCCCGTACTTCAAACGCGAAGCCGTCGGCTGTTACACCTGGGGGTTCGTCAACGGGAAGCTCCAGACGCACCTCCCGTGGAGCACGGCGCAGACGTCCATCGCCGAGGCCATCGAGGACGAGGACACGGACACGTGGTTCCACGACCTCGTCCACGACGACGGGACGCCCTACCGACCGGAGGAGTACGAGACGTTCCAGCGGTACGTGGTCGGAGACGAGACGCCACCGCCGATCGAAGAACTCGCGGCCCTCGCACCGGGCGTCGACGCCGAGTCGCTCGGCTCCGTCGTCGACGGGTCCCGCGACGACCAGCCCGGGCCGTATCATGGGTGA
- a CDS encoding SDR family oxidoreductase — protein MTDRGVRGRFAGRTAVVTGSTRGIGAAVARRLVEEGANVVVTGRSADEGDAVAADLASRAAANGTEGDAHFVRADMRRPEDVEALVRTTADVYGGVDVLVNNAGVQTETTAAAATMDDWEFVLETDFRSFWLCAKHAVEHMPEGGAIVNMSSNHAFATMPGLFPYNAVKSGINGMTRAMALELGPHGIRVNTVNPGWIEVERTTDELADDDRQRVEQIHPLGRIGEPDDVAGTVAFLASDDAAFVTGASLLVDGGRSAVMQDHTFVEYARPIRSEDGRTRTELRSD, from the coding sequence ATGACCGACAGGGGAGTCCGCGGACGCTTCGCCGGCCGCACCGCGGTCGTGACCGGTTCGACCCGCGGCATCGGCGCGGCGGTCGCGCGCCGACTCGTCGAGGAGGGTGCGAACGTCGTGGTCACGGGCCGATCGGCCGACGAGGGCGACGCGGTCGCCGCCGACCTCGCGAGCCGTGCGGCGGCGAACGGGACCGAGGGTGACGCCCACTTCGTCCGGGCGGACATGCGCCGCCCCGAGGACGTCGAGGCGCTCGTCCGGACGACCGCCGACGTGTACGGCGGGGTCGACGTGCTGGTGAACAACGCGGGCGTCCAGACCGAGACGACCGCCGCGGCGGCGACGATGGACGACTGGGAGTTCGTCCTCGAGACGGACTTCCGCTCGTTTTGGCTCTGCGCGAAGCACGCGGTCGAACACATGCCCGAGGGCGGAGCCATCGTCAACATGTCCTCGAACCACGCGTTCGCGACGATGCCCGGACTGTTCCCCTACAACGCGGTGAAGTCGGGCATCAACGGCATGACGCGGGCCATGGCGCTCGAACTCGGGCCGCACGGCATCCGCGTCAACACGGTCAACCCGGGGTGGATCGAGGTCGAACGGACGACAGACGAACTGGCGGACGACGACCGACAGCGGGTGGAGCAGATCCACCCGCTCGGGCGGATCGGGGAGCCCGACGACGTCGCCGGAACGGTCGCGTTCCTCGCGAGTGACGACGCCGCGTTCGTCACGGGAGCCAGCCTCCTCGTCGACGGGGGCCGGTCGGCGGTCATGCAGGATCACACGTTCGTTGAGTACGCCCGGCCGATCCGCTCCGAGGACGGGCGCACACGGACGGAACTCCGCTCAGACTGA
- the kdgK1 gene encoding bifunctional 2-dehydro-3-deoxygluconokinase/2-dehydro-3-deoxygalactonokinase: protein MPELVTFGETMVRLSPPAGERIETARSLEFRTAGAESNVAVTAARLGTETSWLSKLPDSPLGRRVLGDLRRHGVKPNVSLTDGSRQGTYYLEFGGEPRGTDVVYDRERSAVTTATVDDVDLGAIRDAAMFYTSGITPALSDTLRETTATLLDEARAAGTRTTFDLNYRSKLWTPERARACFVELLPRVDVLVAAERDVETVLGRDGEPARVGRELRDEFGLETVVLTLGADGAFAVDDAGTYRQRAYEADTVDPIGTGDAFVGGFLARRLEGGSTPEALRYAAATAAIKRTLSGDLAVVTPAEVEAVIEGAAVGISR from the coding sequence ATGCCAGAGTTAGTCACGTTCGGAGAGACGATGGTCCGACTGTCGCCGCCGGCTGGCGAACGAATCGAAACGGCCCGGAGCCTGGAGTTCCGAACGGCCGGGGCCGAAAGCAACGTCGCAGTGACGGCCGCACGCCTCGGAACCGAGACGAGTTGGCTCTCGAAGCTTCCGGATTCTCCGCTCGGCCGCCGGGTGCTCGGTGACCTCAGACGCCACGGCGTCAAACCGAACGTCTCGCTGACCGACGGGAGCCGCCAGGGTACTTACTACCTCGAGTTCGGTGGGGAGCCGCGGGGGACCGATGTGGTCTACGACCGCGAGCGCTCTGCCGTCACGACGGCCACCGTCGACGACGTCGACCTCGGCGCGATCCGTGACGCGGCGATGTTCTACACCAGCGGCATCACGCCAGCCCTCTCCGACACGCTTCGGGAGACGACCGCGACACTACTCGACGAAGCCCGCGCGGCGGGGACGCGAACGACGTTCGACCTGAACTACCGATCGAAGCTCTGGACACCCGAACGAGCGCGGGCGTGTTTCGTGGAACTCCTGCCCCGTGTCGACGTCCTCGTCGCCGCGGAACGCGACGTCGAAACGGTGCTCGGGCGCGACGGTGAGCCGGCGCGGGTGGGCCGCGAACTGCGCGACGAGTTCGGCCTCGAGACGGTCGTGTTGACGCTCGGTGCCGACGGCGCGTTCGCGGTCGACGACGCCGGGACGTACCGTCAGCGCGCGTACGAGGCCGACACGGTCGACCCGATCGGGACGGGCGACGCGTTCGTCGGCGGATTCCTCGCACGGCGACTCGAAGGGGGCTCGACCCCCGAGGCACTGCGGTACGCCGCCGCGACGGCCGCGATCAAGCGGACGCTCTCGGGAGACCTGGCCGTCGTGACCCCCGCGGAAGTCGAGGCCGTGATCGAGGGGGCCGCGGTGGGCATCTCCCGGTGA
- a CDS encoding bifunctional 4-hydroxy-2-oxoglutarate aldolase/2-dehydro-3-deoxy-phosphogluconate aldolase, whose product MDAEQLIRETGIVAILRGFDRDASRSITDAVTRGGVRAVEITANTDGFRVTLESVAASREGTETAVGAGTVLDRETARDAIAAGAEFLVTPTFDEGVVRVGNRYGVPVLTGVATPTEALDAYAAGASMCKVFPARSLGPGFVSSLGGPLPQVPLVPTGGVSRENAAAFFEAGAAALGIGSSIAPDDAVSDGDFAEIERRAREFVAIADAHLDG is encoded by the coding sequence ATGGACGCCGAGCAGCTGATTCGAGAGACGGGGATCGTCGCGATCCTTCGCGGGTTCGACCGGGACGCATCACGCTCGATCACGGACGCGGTGACCCGTGGCGGGGTGAGAGCGGTCGAAATAACGGCGAACACCGACGGCTTCCGGGTGACCCTCGAGTCCGTCGCAGCGTCGCGCGAGGGGACGGAGACAGCCGTCGGTGCCGGGACGGTTCTCGACAGGGAGACCGCACGGGATGCGATCGCGGCGGGTGCCGAGTTCCTCGTGACCCCGACGTTCGACGAAGGGGTCGTGCGGGTCGGGAACCGCTACGGCGTTCCGGTGCTGACCGGCGTGGCGACGCCGACGGAGGCGCTCGATGCGTACGCGGCCGGCGCGAGCATGTGCAAGGTCTTCCCGGCGCGCTCGCTCGGCCCGGGGTTCGTCTCGTCGCTGGGCGGGCCGCTCCCACAGGTTCCGCTCGTCCCGACCGGCGGCGTCAGCCGTGAGAACGCGGCCGCCTTCTTCGAAGCCGGCGCGGCGGCGCTCGGAATCGGGAGTTCGATCGCCCCGGACGACGCGGTTTCGGACGGTGACTTCGCCGAGATCGAACGCCGTGCGAGGGAGTTCGTGGCGATCGCGGACGCACACCTCGACGGATAG
- a CDS encoding nucleotidyltransferase family protein, with protein sequence MTDRPGLPLVDPPANGEREGEDATGESEGGADVPSVAGVLLAAGTGSRFGDDNKLLARLDGEPIVRHAARTLVEAGIDPLVAVVGYEADRTAAALDGLPFTIVENDAYRAGQATSVRAGVRELEGDGDGDAVAAAVFALGDMPRVDPASVRALVDVYRSGAWTALAAAVDGERGNPVLFDRGHFDALADVSGDRGGRRILLSSDGSALVETGDSGVRRDVDTPADLDALD encoded by the coding sequence ATGACCGACAGGCCGGGGCTCCCGCTCGTCGATCCGCCGGCCAACGGGGAGAGAGAAGGCGAGGACGCGACGGGCGAGAGCGAGGGAGGAGCCGACGTGCCGTCCGTCGCCGGCGTCCTCCTCGCTGCCGGAACCGGCTCGCGGTTCGGCGACGACAACAAACTCCTCGCGAGGCTCGACGGCGAGCCGATCGTCCGTCACGCGGCCCGGACGCTCGTCGAAGCGGGCATCGACCCGCTCGTCGCCGTCGTCGGCTACGAGGCCGACCGGACCGCGGCGGCGCTCGACGGCCTCCCGTTCACGATCGTCGAGAACGACGCGTACCGCGCGGGCCAGGCGACGTCCGTCCGCGCGGGCGTGCGGGAACTCGAGGGCGACGGCGACGGTGACGCCGTGGCGGCGGCCGTCTTCGCCCTCGGAGACATGCCGCGCGTCGACCCGGCCAGCGTGCGGGCGCTCGTCGACGTCTACCGATCGGGGGCGTGGACGGCGCTCGCGGCCGCCGTCGACGGCGAGCGGGGGAACCCGGTGCTATTCGATCGGGGACACTTCGACGCGCTCGCGGACGTCTCGGGCGACCGCGGCGGGCGACGGATCCTACTCTCGAGCGACGGATCGGCGCTCGTCGAGACGGGCGACTCGGGGGTTCGTCGGGACGTGGACACGCCGGCGGATCTCGACGCGCTCGACTAG